A DNA window from Paramormyrops kingsleyae isolate MSU_618 chromosome 10, PKINGS_0.4, whole genome shotgun sequence contains the following coding sequences:
- the LOC111859811 gene encoding proteinase-activated receptor 4-like, whose amino-acid sequence MNSIFILVSEEDKREIQSPTIVIVVPVLYSVAFLVGLPANILALWVLIFHTEKIPSNILLINLTVLDVLLLLMLPFRITYYFAGLNWFFGEPLCRLVIALLYGSMYGSVLTLAFISIDRYIALVHPYSALTLRSHRTSLAMSVSVWVVVLLAMLPLLLFRQSYQLSDPPINTCHDAQLEPLLTTFFFPYYASLFSLCFLLPLLVILFCHGAVLKTLLASGHRYSHAACLTALVLLVFLACFLPSNILLLLQCAGKNYKVYVPYVVSLAFSCFGPCIDPFIYNYVSDDFRGKVLRVLCCCCAGQQVSSNNSGIHLSSSSQSRSTLLSKFWGQMKFFCQEMCQEV is encoded by the coding sequence ATGAACAGCATTTTCATCCTGGTGTCAGAAGAAGACAAGCGGGAGATCCAGAGCCCCACCATCGTGATTGTGGTGCCCGTCCTTTACTCGGTCGCATTCCTTGTCGGGCTCCCAGCGAACATTCTGGCCCTTTGGGTGCTGATCTTCCACACGGAGAAGATACCATCCAACATCCTCCTCATCAACCTGACAGTGCTGGATGTGCTCCTCCTTCTGATGTTGCCCTTCCGCATCACTTACTACTTTGCTGGTTTGAACTGGTTCTTCGGTGAGCCACTGTGCCGACTGGTCATAGCTCTTCTCTATGGTAGCATGTATGGTTCAGTACTCACCCTAGCATTTATCAGCATAGACCGGTATATAGCTCTGGTTCACCCCTATAGTGCTCTGACCCTGCGCAGCCATCGCACCTCCCTGGCCATGAGTGTGTCCGTTTGGGTGGTGGTCCTGTTGGCCATGCTGCCCCTGTTACTCTTTCGCCAGTCCTACCAGCTGAGCGACCCTCCCATCAACACCTGTCATGATGCCCAGCTTGAGCCTTTGCTGAccactttctttttcccctacTATGCCAGCCTTTTCAGTCTCTGCTTCTTGCTCCCTCTGCTGGTAATTCTGTTCTGCCATGGCGCCGTGCTGAAGACCCTTCTGGCCAGTGGGCACCGCTACTCCCACGCTGCGTGCCTCACCGCCCTGGTCTTGCTGGTCTTCCTTGCATGTTTCCTCCCCAGCAACATCCTCCTGCTTCTGCAGTGTGCAGGCAAAAATTACAAAGTCTATGTGCCCTATGTAGTCAGCCTGGCCTTCAGCTGCTTTGGTCCCTGCATTGATCCCTTCATCTACAACTATGTGTCTGATGACTTCAGGGGCAAAGTTCTCAGGgtgctctgctgctgctgtgctgGGCAACAAGTATCCTCCAATAACAGCGGCATACATTTGTCAAGCAGCAGCCAATCCAGGAGCACCTTGCTGTCTAAGTTTTGGGGGCAGATGAAATTTTTTTGCCAGGAAATGTGCCAGGAGGTGTGA